A single genomic interval of Halichondria panicea chromosome 2, odHalPani1.1, whole genome shotgun sequence harbors:
- the LOC135331893 gene encoding tRNA-dihydrouridine(47) synthase [NAD(P)(+)]-like isoform X2, with protein sequence MLATSDMLCSHLYSPNEDSTTKCPFGDRCRYMHDLQSFMNAKPPDISENCYLFKSYGKCPYGVACRYGAKHLTVDLKNIVNEDIYDSTRAKSTFNVLSKVLQEQLRKRTFEFVRSEAHLGRIKQPVSKETTDSTHVNNLQSAQLVEGVPAQEDCVAARCTVSEDVPLGGKTDEGVIKLRPDEKKKFDIRGKLYLAPLTTVGNLPFRRVCKELGADVTCGEMAMATKLLQGQQSEWALIKRHESEDLFGVQVCGAHIDTMTRCAELINSQANVDFVDINIGCPIDIVFKKGAGSALMGRATRFEGIVRGMTEVLDFPLTVKMRTGIYSKTSTAHKLIPKLRDGGVSLVTLHGRSREQRYTKMADWEYINSCALAASPMPLFGNGDILSFEDYNQQVAGGNIAGTMIARGALIKPWIFTEIKEQRHWDISSSERLDILRRYVNYGLEHWGSDTQGVENTRKFLMEWLSFLYRYIPVGVLETVPQRINERPPTFVGRDELETLMASSNCQDWIKISEILLGPVPQSFSFMPKHKANSYS encoded by the exons ATGCTAGCTACTTCTGACATGCTTTGCTCACACCTGTACTCCCCTAATGAAGATTCCACAACCAAATGCCCTTTCGGAGACAGGTGTAGATACATGCATGACCTCCAGAGCTTTATGAATGCCAAGCCTCCTGATATCAGTGAGAATTGTTACCTCTTCAAGTCATATGGAAAATGTCCATATGGCGTAGCTTGTCGATATGGAGCTAAACATTTGACTGTCGATCTCAAAAACATTGTCAATGAAGATATATACGATTCTACGAGAGCAAAGAGTACATTCAACGTTCTGTCTAAAGTGCTGCAAGAACAATTGCGGAAAAGAACATTTGAGTTTGTGAGGAGTGAAGCACATCTAGGTCGAATTAAACAGCCTGTGAGCAAGGAAACCACTGACTCAACACATGTTAATAACTTGCAGAGTGCACAGTTAGTAGAAGGTGTACCTGCTCAAGAGGATTGTGTTGCAGCTCGTTGTACTGTATCTGAGGATGTACCGCTGGGTGGAAAGACTGATGAGGGGGTAATTAAACTGAGACCAGATGAAAAGAAAAAG TTTGACATAAGAGGAAAGCTCTATCTTGCTCCGTTGACAACG GTGGGTAATCTTCCGTTCAGGCGTGTCTGTAAAGAACTTGGTGCTGATGTAACTTGTGGTGAAATGGCAATGGCAACCAAATTATTGCAG GGTCAGCAGAGTGAGTGGGCTCTTATTAAGAGACACGAGTCGGAGGACTTGTTTGGTGTGCAAGTATGTGGGGCTCACATTGACACGATGACACGATGTGCCGAGCTCATCAATTCTCAGGCTAACGTAGACTTTGTTGACATCAACATTGGCTGTCCCATCGACATAGTCTTCAAAAAG GGTGCTGGCTCTGCTCTAATGGGCCGGGCCACACGGTTTGAGGGTATAGTGCGAGGTATGACTGAGGTATTAGACTTCCCTCTGACAGTGAAGATGAGAACTGGCATCTACAGCAAGACTTCAACCGCACATAAACTTATTCCTAAGCTCAGAGATGGAGGAGTGTCTCTTGTGACG CTCCATGGTCGGTCTCGTGAGCAGCGCTATACCAAGATGGCTGACTGGGAGTACATCAACAGCTGTGCCCTTGCTGCCAGTCCCATGCCCCTGTTCG GCAATGGAGATATTCTTTCGTTTGAAGACTACAATCAACAAGTGGCAGGTGGAAACATTGCTGGGACCATGATTGCAAG AGGAGCGCTGATCAAACCGTGGATATTCACTGAGATCAAGGAACAGAGGCACTGGGATATTTCCTCATCAGAGCGTCTAGATATTCTCAGACGTTACGTGAACTATGGTCTTGAGCACTGGGGCTCAGATACACAG GGTGTGGAGAATACTAGGAAGTTTCTGATGGAATGGCTCAGCTTTTTGTACAG GTATATTCCTGTGGGTGTATTGGAGACAGTGCCACAACGAATCAATGAGCGACCACCAACGTTTGTTGGTCGTGATGAGCTTGAAACCCTGATGGCTTCCAGCAATTGTCAAGATTGGATCAAAATCAG TGAGATACTATTGGGCCCAGTCCCTCAGTCCTTCTCCTTCATGCCCAAGCACAAGGCAAACTCGTACAGCTAG
- the LOC135331890 gene encoding transcription initiation factor TFIID subunit 5-like → MTSTERYVRSDNRGDQLLNTVRRTLESKNYSWHDPVMLKQGVGGTNSLKELLINSSVEMEATTDTSVTALCTVDTEPMDSVESFERLSQFCMDCNAAHKVELTQVLYPVFVHVYLDLIAGGHSGIAESFLDKFSMVIGPTHQSELQELSEVVSAEQVSTSSLVKKFRNQKFFLKMSNSTFQLLMQFLQVCETPGLLSLVQRYLAIDVYGNTAISNAEVAGKTEQKKGGHSLIFVKPKIPQLETGPTIKGKPSARRELRMLPSRDDVVKSTFGKISSTGIIDLDSLSSVFTSEENDSSTSRAELRERLAVCSQQLSPSPPSLALYTVLSPPSNSVHCACLSLFSDIYACGFADSSVHLWSRLPTELSHMACNHPIKLQSDHHILRGHQGSVYGVTFDSSGQYLLSCSEDCTIRLWDTPTRCSTVSYRGHTYPVWDVAFSPVDVYFVSSSLDRTARLWSTDQVFPLRVFAGHAASVDISRFHCNGKYLATGSRDCTCRLWDIQSGTCVRLMSGGKSPITSLAFSPNGKQLVSGDESGELKVWDLGSGSMISDCPKPTPTARKCPVSSLVFSADNAMLASSSHDNQIRIWNMKSFEQLNQQVFSKEAISEYKCDVGQLLQMNFTHRNCLVAIGATRARNCEPSNQMDT, encoded by the exons ATGACCAGTACTGAGAGATATGTTAGATCTGACAACAGAGGGGATCAGCTTCTCAACACTGTCAGGAGAACGTTAGAGAGCAAAAATTATTCTTGG CATGATCCTGTGATGCTGAAGCAAGGAGTGGGTGGGACTAATTCTCTTAAGGAGCTACTTATCAATAGTTCAGTGGAGATGGAGGCTACTACTGACACCAGTGTCACTGCCCTTTGCACTGT AGATACAGAACCTATGGACAGTGTGGAGAGTTTTGAAAG GCTGAGTCAATTCTGTATGGATTGCAATGCAGCTCACAAGGTGGAGCTGACTCAGGTCCTCTACCCAGTGTTTGTTCATGTTTACCTGGACCTTATTGCCGGAGGGCACTCAGGAATAG CTGAATCGTTTCTGGACAAGTTCTCCATGGTAATAGGTCCCACCCACCAGTCAGAGCTACAGGAACTGAGCGAAGTAGTGTCTGCCGAGCAAGTGAGCACCAGTTCGCTCGTAAAGAAATTCAGAAACCAAAAGTTCTTTCTCAAAATGTCCAATTCAACTTTCCAGTTGCTTATGCAGTTCCTACAG GTATGTGAAACTCCAGGATTGCTCAGTTTGGTCCAGCGATACCTAGCTATTGATG TTTATGGGAACACTGCAATCAGCAATGCTGAGGTCGCAGGGAAAACTGAGCAGAAGAAAGGTGGTCACTCGCTCATCTTTGTCAAACCAAAAATTCCTCAGCTTGAGACTGGACCAACAATCAaa GGAAAACCTTCAGCACGAAGAGAGCTGCGAATGTTGCCGTCTAGGGATGATGTTGTTAAATCTACTTTCGGTAAGATCAGCTCGACTGGTATCATTGACTTGGACAGTTTGTCTTCAGTCTTCACCAGTGAGGAAAATGACAG CTCGACATCTCGTGCTGAGCTTCGTGAGAGGCTGGCTGTGTGCTCCCAGCAACTCTCCCCCTCTCCTCCGTCACTGGCCCTCTACACAGTGCTCTCCCCACCCAGTAACAG TGTTCACTGTGCTTGCCTCTCTCTTTTTTCTGACATCTATGCTTGTGGATTTGCTGACTCATCGGTGCATCTGTGGTCTCGGTTACCAACAGAATTAAGTCACATGGCCTGTAATCacccaatcaaattgcagtctGATCACCATATCCTTCGTGGTCATCAAGGTTCAGTGTATGGTGTGACCTTTGACTCAAGTGGGCAGTACCTTCTCTCTTGCTCGGAAGACTGTACCATCAGACTATGGGACACGCCCACGCGATGCTCTACGGTGTCTTATAGAGGCCACACCTACCCAGTCTGGGACGTGGCATTTAG TCCGGTAGACGTGTACTTTGTCTCGTCATCGCTAGACAGGACGGCTCGACTCTGGAGCACTGACCAGGTGTTTCCTCTCAGAGTGTTTGCTGGACACGCAGCTAGTGTCGAT ATTTCTAGGTTTCACTGCAATGGTAAGTACTTGGCAACGGGATCACGTGATTGCACATGTCGACTTTGGGACATTCAGAGTGGCACCTGTGTTCGGCTGATGTCAGGTGGCAAGTCACCCATTACATCCCTGGCTTTCTCTCCCAATGGCAAGCAGCTGGTCAGTGGAg ACGAAAGTGGAGAACTAAAAGTCTGGGACCTTGGCTCAGGAAGTATGATCAGCGATTGCCCTAAACCCACGCCCACGGCTAGAAAATGTCCCGTCTCGTCTCTGGTGTTCAGTGCTGATAATGCTATGTTGGCTTCAAGTAGCCATGACAACCAGATCAGAATCTGGAATATGAAGTCCTTTGAACAGCTGAATCAGCAAGT
- the LOC135331906 gene encoding dihydrolipoyllysine-residue acetyltransferase component of pyruvate dehydrogenase complex, mitochondrial-like — MYRARSLFQLPRTFHVSIRRTLGFRTVHRSASCLPGATATLRNQHVTLRSRSTGVGLWSGVQTGFCSPVSPLVSFNRGYADLPNHILVNLPALSPTMETGTILSWELAEGDEIEDGDAIAQVETDKATMDMEAPRAGYLAKIIVPAGSKDIPLGKLLCIIVENESDVAAFKDFQPLAEDAPPASTPTPEAPAPPPSQPTPSSSQPSQQPLTTPTGGRAIASPYAKNLASQQGINLQSVQGSGPGGRIVSKDLLSIATQPLAAAVASPDGGDYTDIELSNMRKTIAKRLQQSKQNIPHYYLTVDITVDSLLRLRQEFNHEAKHFKLSVNDFLIKAAALAMNTVPEVNSSWMETFIRQHHSVDICVAVSTDGGLITPIVFSAQNKGLMAINAEVKELAEKARSGRLQPREFQGGTFTISNLGMYGIKHFTAVINPPQSCILAVGGVDKRIIVDENSIKGFRSADVLTVTLSCDHRVVDGAVGAQWLATFKDLLEKPHTMLL, encoded by the exons ATGTACAGGGCAAGAAGCTTGTTTCAGTTGCCAAGAACATTTCACGTGTCCATAAGGAGAACTCTTGGCTTTAGGACAGTGCACAGGAGTGCTTCTTGTCTACCAGGTGCTACAGCTACACTCAGAAACCAGCATGTCACTCTGAGGTCGAGGAGCACTGGTGTGGGGCTGTGGAGTGGAGTGCAGACTGGATTCTGTTCACCTGTGTCTCCACTGGTTTCATTCAACAGAGGATATGCAG ATCTACCAAACCATATCCTGGTAAACCTCCCAGCCCTCTCTCCCACCATGGAAACAG GCACTATTCTCTCTTGGGAGCTCGCTGAGGGGGATGAGATCGAAGACGGAGATGCGATAGCCCAGGTGGAAACAGACAAGGCTACAATGGACATGGAGGCACCTAGAGCTGGTTACCTTGCCAAAATCATCGTGCCCGCCGGGTCGAAAGATATTCCCTTAGGGAAG TTGTTGTGTATCATTGTGGAGAATGAATCTGATGTCGCGGCATTTAAAGACTTTCAGCCTTTAGCTGAGGATGCACCACCGGCTTCCACCCCTACACCAGAGGCACCAGCTCCACCACCTTCACAGCCCACACCCTCTTCTTCACAACCTTCACAACAGCCTCTAACAACACCCACTGGAGGGAGAGCTATTGCCAGTCCCTATGCCAAGAACCTTGCATCTCAGCAAGGAATCAACCTTCAG AGTGTGCAAGGCAGTGGTCCCGGAGGTAGAATTGTGTCCAAGGATCTGCTGAGTATAGCAACTCAACCACTGGCAGCAGCTGTCGCCTCCCCAGACGGCGGTGACTATACTGACATTGAACTTTCAAATATGAGGAAG ACTATTGCAAAGCGTCTTCAGCAGTCCAAGCAAAACATTCCTCATTACTACTTGACTGTGGACATCACTGTGGACAGCTTGCTCAG GCTACGTCAGGAGTTTAATCATGAAGCTAAACACTTCAAGTTGTCTGTAAATGATTTCCTGATCAAGGCAGCTGCTCTGGCCATGAACACAGTGCCTGAAGTGAACTCCAGCTGGATGGAGACGTTCATTCGTCAACACCACAGTGTGGACATCTGTGTGGCAGTGAGCACTGATGGAGGTCTCATCACACCCATTGTGTTCTCAGCACAgaacaag GGGCTGATGGCGATAAATGCCGAGGTAAAGGAGTTGGCGGAGAAAGCTCGTAGTGGGAGACTACAGCCACGAGAGTTCCAAGGTGGCACCTTCACCATTTCCAACCTAGGAATGTATGGGATCAAACATTTCACAGCTGTCATCAACCCACCACAA TCTTGTATCTTAGCTGTCGGTGGTGTGGACAAAAGAATCATTGTTGATGAGAACAGCATCAAGGG GTTCCGTAGTGCTGATGTGCTGACTGTGACGCTGAGCTGTGACCACAGAGTGGTGGATGGGGCGGTGGGTGCTCAATGGCTTGCAACTTTCAAAGACCTTCTTGAGAAACCACACACTATGCTTTTGTaa
- the LOC135331902 gene encoding mucin-2-like — protein MAGEGGPSEKVQNYLDKHKISSLFQDLRTKIIKDLPIDPIDFLISKLQALKQKKKGAVPRPATSGGASSLKSSRIQVTGTTAPTTASKLKSPSAAKSRAGLTSTSSPSLTKTRPTTAGTKTVTTKSAAGAKLKPPTSTSSPKRPTTAPASGKSSLSSPSKATGLKPPSKLSTSSASSSAKSTPTKTASRPGLRPPTTGSSKASPGAVKKATTVQSAKDKPKSPIKKPANTQAAKKPLAKEDSAPVKTEPSAEKIAEFFGEPQKTSIKSTLHHHDDDEVSVPNVDSGSERGEDEETCDCSGNNLNSLLQMKMSMKQAKNKRSPKRPKSHLSPREEDLSTTPPSLGYHSDGCEESEDECVEAVEDAGALEDEGVTGLPGNKLSSLPKDTKVDFMVLLCARCAKMLTGDEPITEMSAIIVTKGAGSDFESASQVGSHASFPQWEVGTEVDSEASSANKWKSSSETSNVTLVSQDTWGGLAPKSRPLVSGTSDTESEVQLPPPPPLVGHPWKEESPTHDPHGWAEQL, from the exons ATGGCTGGTGAAGGAGGGCCAAGTGAAAAAGTTCAGAACTATCTGGACAAGCACAAGATATCTTCACTTTTTCAA GACTTGAGAACGAAGATAATAAAGGATCTACCTATAGATCCAATTGATTTTCTGATCTCTAAGCTACAAGCTCTCAAACAGAAAAAGAAG GGTGCAGTACCTCGACCAGCCACGTCCGGTGGTGCTTCCAGCCTCAAGTCATCACGCATTCAAGTCACTGGTACTACAGCTCCAACTACTGCCTCCAAATTAAAGA GTCCAAGTGCTGCCAAGTCCAGGGCAGGACTCACCTCAACCAGCTCCCCCTCCCTCACAAAGACGCGTCCCACCACTGCCGGAACTAAGACCGTCACAACTAAGTCTGCTGCTGGGGCCAAACTCAAGCCACCAACTTCTA CCTCATCTCCTAAGAGGCCGACTACAGCCCCTGCCTCTGGTAAGAGCTCTCTCTCATCGCCCTCCAAGGCCACTGGTCTCAAGCCTCCCTCAAAGCTCTCCACTTCCTCTGCCAGCTCCTCTGCCAAATCCACCCCCACCAAAACAGCCTCTCGACCTGGACTGAGACCACCTACTACTGGGAGCTCAAAGGCCAGCCCAGGAGCAGTGAAGAAAGCCACTACTGTGCAATCAGCTAAAG aTAAGCCAAAGTCTCCTATTAAAAAGCCAGCCAACACACAAGCAGCCAAAAAGCCTCTTGCAAAAGAAGATTCAGCTCCTGTTAAAACAGAACCAAGTGCCGAAAAAATTGCTGAGTTTTTTGGAGAGCCCCAAAAAACTAGTATCAAGTCGACACTCCATCACCATGACGATGACGAAGTGAGCGTGCCCAATGTGGATAGTGGCAGTGAGAGGGGTGAGGATGAAGAAACCTGTGACTGCTCAGGAAACAATCTCAACTCACTGCTACAGATGAAAATGAG TATGAAGCAGGCCAAGAACAAGCGCTCTCCAAAGAGACCCAAGTCTCACCTCAGTCCCCGGGAGGAGGACCTGTCCACTACGCCCCCTTCCCTCGGCTACCACAGTGATGGGTGTGAGGAGAGTGAGGACGAGTGTGTGGAGGCAGTTGAGGACGCAGGTGCTCTCGAGGATGAGGGAGTCACTGGACTCCCTGGGAATAAACTG TCATCACTGCCTAAGGACACTAAGGTAGACTTCATGGTTCTCCTGTGTGCCCGTTGTGCCAAGATGTTGACTGGAGATGAACCTATTACTGAGATGTCAGCCATCATTGTCACAAAAGGGGCAGGTAGCGACTTTGAGAGTGCATCTCAGGTAGGAAGCCATGCCTCTTTCCCTCAATGGGAAGTCGGAACAGAAGTTG ACTCAGAGGCATCTTCAGCTAATAAGTGGAAGAGCTCCAGTGAGACGTCCAACGTCACCCTAGTGTCTCAGGACACGTGGGGTGGGCTGGCTCCTAAATCCAGACCACTTGTTTCTGGTACCAGTGACACG GAGAGTGAAGTACAGCtgccaccaccaccacccctTGTGGGCCATCCATGGAAGGAGGAGTCACCAACTCATGACCCACACGGATGGGCAGAGCAATTATAA
- the LOC135331893 gene encoding tRNA-dihydrouridine(47) synthase [NAD(P)(+)]-like isoform X1, translating to MLRKGHFFSKMASPLAETLMGANPTSNEPQKRPGVAAIKSEYVVKPSGEPKSTEAGSADDTGSEQPPPAKKRRRGQNKHRPRPAMLATSDMLCSHLYSPNEDSTTKCPFGDRCRYMHDLQSFMNAKPPDISENCYLFKSYGKCPYGVACRYGAKHLTVDLKNIVNEDIYDSTRAKSTFNVLSKVLQEQLRKRTFEFVRSEAHLGRIKQPVSKETTDSTHVNNLQSAQLVEGVPAQEDCVAARCTVSEDVPLGGKTDEGVIKLRPDEKKKFDIRGKLYLAPLTTVGNLPFRRVCKELGADVTCGEMAMATKLLQGQQSEWALIKRHESEDLFGVQVCGAHIDTMTRCAELINSQANVDFVDINIGCPIDIVFKKGAGSALMGRATRFEGIVRGMTEVLDFPLTVKMRTGIYSKTSTAHKLIPKLRDGGVSLVTLHGRSREQRYTKMADWEYINSCALAASPMPLFGNGDILSFEDYNQQVAGGNIAGTMIARGALIKPWIFTEIKEQRHWDISSSERLDILRRYVNYGLEHWGSDTQGVENTRKFLMEWLSFLYRYIPVGVLETVPQRINERPPTFVGRDELETLMASSNCQDWIKISEILLGPVPQSFSFMPKHKANSYS from the exons ATGCTGAGGAAGGGTCATTTCTTTTCAAAAATGGCATCCCCTTTAGCTGAAACACTCATGGGTGCAAATCCCACCAGTAACGAGCCCCAGAAACGTCCGGGAGTAGCTGCTATAAAATCAGA ATATGTTGTCAAGCCATCAGGCGAGCCCAAAAGTACTGAAGCAGGTTCTGCTGATGACACAGGTTCTGAGCAACCCCCTCCAGCCAAGAAAAGAAGGCGTGGTCAAAACAAGCACCGCCCTCGTCCGGCTATGCTAGCTACTTCTGACATGCTTTGCTCACACCTGTACTCCCCTAATGAAGATTCCACAACCAAATGCCCTTTCGGAGACAGGTGTAGATACATGCATGACCTCCAGAGCTTTATGAATGCCAAGCCTCCTGATATCAGTGAGAATTGTTACCTCTTCAAGTCATATGGAAAATGTCCATATGGCGTAGCTTGTCGATATGGAGCTAAACATTTGACTGTCGATCTCAAAAACATTGTCAATGAAGATATATACGATTCTACGAGAGCAAAGAGTACATTCAACGTTCTGTCTAAAGTGCTGCAAGAACAATTGCGGAAAAGAACATTTGAGTTTGTGAGGAGTGAAGCACATCTAGGTCGAATTAAACAGCCTGTGAGCAAGGAAACCACTGACTCAACACATGTTAATAACTTGCAGAGTGCACAGTTAGTAGAAGGTGTACCTGCTCAAGAGGATTGTGTTGCAGCTCGTTGTACTGTATCTGAGGATGTACCGCTGGGTGGAAAGACTGATGAGGGGGTAATTAAACTGAGACCAGATGAAAAGAAAAAG TTTGACATAAGAGGAAAGCTCTATCTTGCTCCGTTGACAACG GTGGGTAATCTTCCGTTCAGGCGTGTCTGTAAAGAACTTGGTGCTGATGTAACTTGTGGTGAAATGGCAATGGCAACCAAATTATTGCAG GGTCAGCAGAGTGAGTGGGCTCTTATTAAGAGACACGAGTCGGAGGACTTGTTTGGTGTGCAAGTATGTGGGGCTCACATTGACACGATGACACGATGTGCCGAGCTCATCAATTCTCAGGCTAACGTAGACTTTGTTGACATCAACATTGGCTGTCCCATCGACATAGTCTTCAAAAAG GGTGCTGGCTCTGCTCTAATGGGCCGGGCCACACGGTTTGAGGGTATAGTGCGAGGTATGACTGAGGTATTAGACTTCCCTCTGACAGTGAAGATGAGAACTGGCATCTACAGCAAGACTTCAACCGCACATAAACTTATTCCTAAGCTCAGAGATGGAGGAGTGTCTCTTGTGACG CTCCATGGTCGGTCTCGTGAGCAGCGCTATACCAAGATGGCTGACTGGGAGTACATCAACAGCTGTGCCCTTGCTGCCAGTCCCATGCCCCTGTTCG GCAATGGAGATATTCTTTCGTTTGAAGACTACAATCAACAAGTGGCAGGTGGAAACATTGCTGGGACCATGATTGCAAG AGGAGCGCTGATCAAACCGTGGATATTCACTGAGATCAAGGAACAGAGGCACTGGGATATTTCCTCATCAGAGCGTCTAGATATTCTCAGACGTTACGTGAACTATGGTCTTGAGCACTGGGGCTCAGATACACAG GGTGTGGAGAATACTAGGAAGTTTCTGATGGAATGGCTCAGCTTTTTGTACAG GTATATTCCTGTGGGTGTATTGGAGACAGTGCCACAACGAATCAATGAGCGACCACCAACGTTTGTTGGTCGTGATGAGCTTGAAACCCTGATGGCTTCCAGCAATTGTCAAGATTGGATCAAAATCAG TGAGATACTATTGGGCCCAGTCCCTCAGTCCTTCTCCTTCATGCCCAAGCACAAGGCAAACTCGTACAGCTAG